One stretch of Planococcus sp. PAMC 21323 DNA includes these proteins:
- a CDS encoding MarR family winged helix-turn-helix transcriptional regulator has protein sequence MDGRIKEAVDLFQDVLVYGTERVIKSVDHPLWKEYSPEQIQMLKLIGTEKQITSARLAVLQAVHKSAISSRIKKLLQKDVIQVVQTSDKREKLLELTDKGRTIISELDQVLSNYLEKLLSENIADEEIEQFLTIFRKLKTIIKMDGV, from the coding sequence TTGGATGGAAGAATAAAAGAGGCAGTAGATCTTTTTCAAGATGTATTGGTTTATGGAACCGAGCGGGTGATCAAGTCAGTAGATCATCCTTTGTGGAAAGAGTATTCACCTGAGCAAATTCAAATGTTGAAGTTGATTGGTACGGAAAAACAAATCACTTCAGCTAGATTAGCTGTGCTGCAAGCTGTACATAAAAGTGCAATTTCTAGTCGCATAAAAAAGTTACTACAAAAAGATGTAATACAAGTTGTTCAAACCTCAGATAAACGTGAGAAATTGCTAGAGCTTACGGATAAAGGACGGACGATTATTAGTGAACTAGATCAGGTGTTGTCAAATTATCTTGAAAAGCTCCTATCTGAAAATATTGCAGACGAGGAAATAGAACAATTTTTAACGATTTTCCGCAAGCTAAAAACAATTATAAAAATGGACGGAGTGTAA
- a CDS encoding MMPL family transporter has translation MHTILKFKWPIAIGLIVITVALFLLAPNLTKQAEQAGSFQLSDEASSQIASQILSDADAAEKTISLVIPLESKLTDETRQTLEQMVTDIEGLGDPITSVLNPVESKELEEQLISEDQQTVLVPITVDGTDEEVNMVADEIRETIIPEDITAYITGEAIINNDVNISAQEGLKRTEIITVVLIFGLLLAVFRSFVTPFIPLVAVGITYLLSQSLVAFFIDWFGFPVSNYTQIFLVAILFGIGTDYCILLLSRYKEELAAGHDVEKSIINTYKTAGRTLLISGAAVFVGFFAIGFAEFPIFKSAVAVAVGIFVLLIVLYTIVPFFMALLKEKLFWPAKKSAAHRDSKLWIWMSKLSINRPLLSMLVVALITVPLLFTYDNSLSFNTVDEIGSEYESVKGLNAIEEGFGKGDSLPVQVIVKSDETLTNRETVPYFESLSREIEKIEGVETVRSITRPTGDVINELYVDEQLGLLADGLGDARDGLGEVQAGLTEVQTNLTAISEQAGNSAGLTEVAAGLGQINQQLGQVSQGLQQTGNIPQTVGALTQISGGLTEIQQGLAGAAGQTAELSAGLAQLAEGIGASNQGLAEIESGLTEAVDMMQEMSDSEAVRDTGLYIPEGTLESEDFEQVLDRYSFADGTGITMEVILAVDPYSPEAIDVTTKIKETVERAKVGTPFEKAEIAFSGISSINSDLEEVSSSDFTTTVIIMLISLFVILAILFRSLIMPLYMIGSLLLTYYTAISIAELIFVNGLGFDGISWAVPFFGFVMLVALGVDYSIFLLDRFREESFNGVTVRDAMRTSMAKMGTVIITAAIILAGTFGAMMPSGVLSLVQIATIVITGLLLYGLIVLPLLIPAISVSFDRGVWWPFGKKK, from the coding sequence ATGCATACCATATTAAAATTCAAATGGCCGATTGCGATTGGTTTAATTGTAATAACAGTCGCCTTGTTCTTATTAGCGCCTAACTTAACAAAGCAAGCAGAACAAGCAGGATCATTTCAGTTATCGGATGAAGCATCTTCGCAAATTGCCTCGCAAATATTAAGCGATGCGGATGCTGCTGAGAAAACGATATCACTTGTTATACCTTTAGAAAGTAAACTCACAGATGAAACACGTCAAACACTTGAACAAATGGTGACGGATATTGAAGGATTAGGTGATCCAATTACGAGTGTATTGAATCCTGTTGAAAGTAAAGAACTAGAAGAACAATTAATATCAGAAGACCAGCAAACTGTTTTGGTGCCAATTACGGTTGATGGCACAGATGAAGAAGTGAATATGGTTGCAGATGAAATAAGAGAAACGATTATCCCTGAAGATATTACAGCGTATATCACAGGAGAAGCCATTATAAATAATGATGTAAACATTAGTGCGCAAGAAGGATTAAAGCGTACAGAAATCATTACAGTCGTATTGATTTTCGGTTTGTTGCTAGCGGTATTCCGTTCGTTTGTTACGCCATTTATCCCCCTTGTGGCAGTCGGAATCACTTATTTATTGAGCCAATCATTAGTAGCGTTTTTCATTGATTGGTTTGGATTCCCAGTTTCAAACTACACACAAATCTTCCTAGTAGCGATCTTATTTGGTATCGGAACAGATTATTGTATTTTGCTACTAAGCCGCTATAAAGAAGAATTAGCAGCTGGACATGATGTGGAAAAGTCAATCATCAACACGTATAAAACAGCGGGTAGAACGTTGCTAATTAGTGGAGCAGCTGTCTTTGTTGGATTTTTCGCAATCGGCTTTGCAGAGTTCCCAATTTTTAAATCGGCTGTTGCGGTCGCAGTTGGGATATTCGTCTTGCTGATCGTGCTGTATACAATCGTGCCATTCTTTATGGCGTTATTAAAAGAAAAACTATTCTGGCCAGCTAAAAAATCTGCTGCTCATAGAGACAGCAAATTATGGATTTGGATGAGTAAATTATCGATTAACCGTCCATTGCTCTCTATGCTTGTAGTGGCTTTAATTACGGTGCCATTGTTGTTTACGTATGATAACTCGTTATCTTTTAATACGGTAGATGAAATTGGTTCGGAGTATGAATCTGTAAAAGGATTAAACGCCATTGAAGAAGGCTTTGGCAAAGGCGATTCGTTACCAGTTCAAGTAATTGTGAAATCGGACGAAACTTTGACTAATCGAGAAACCGTTCCTTATTTTGAGTCTTTAAGTAGAGAAATTGAAAAAATTGAAGGTGTCGAAACGGTTCGATCGATTACACGACCGACTGGAGATGTGATTAACGAACTTTATGTAGATGAACAGCTCGGGCTATTAGCTGACGGGTTAGGCGATGCACGTGATGGTCTTGGTGAGGTGCAAGCGGGACTGACAGAAGTTCAAACTAACTTAACCGCTATTAGCGAACAAGCTGGCAATTCTGCAGGTTTAACGGAAGTAGCTGCAGGGCTTGGTCAAATCAATCAACAATTGGGACAAGTCTCGCAAGGACTTCAGCAAACAGGAAATATCCCTCAAACTGTAGGGGCATTAACACAAATCAGTGGAGGCTTGACTGAAATTCAACAAGGTTTAGCTGGGGCAGCTGGACAAACAGCTGAACTGAGTGCTGGTTTAGCGCAATTAGCGGAAGGTATTGGCGCGTCAAACCAAGGACTTGCCGAAATTGAATCTGGTTTAACGGAAGCTGTCGACATGATGCAAGAAATGAGCGACAGCGAGGCAGTACGCGATACGGGCTTGTATATTCCAGAAGGTACATTAGAAAGCGAAGATTTTGAACAAGTATTAGATCGTTATTCTTTTGCGGATGGGACAGGAATTACGATGGAAGTTATTTTAGCAGTAGATCCATATTCTCCCGAAGCAATTGACGTGACAACAAAAATAAAAGAAACAGTAGAGCGCGCTAAAGTAGGAACACCGTTTGAAAAAGCTGAAATTGCATTTAGTGGGATTTCAAGTATCAACAGTGATTTGGAAGAAGTATCTTCTAGTGACTTTACAACGACGGTCATCATTATGTTGATTAGTTTATTTGTCATCTTAGCGATTTTATTCCGTTCGCTAATTATGCCATTGTATATGATTGGCTCGTTATTGCTGACGTATTACACAGCGATATCGATTGCGGAATTAATCTTCGTGAACGGTCTTGGCTTTGATGGCATTAGTTGGGCAGTGCCGTTCTTTGGCTTTGTTATGCTAGTAGCGTTGGGTGTCGATTATTCGATTTTCTTATTGGATCGTTTCCGAGAAGAGTCTTTTAATGGCGTTACCGTTCGTGATGCAATGCGCACATCGATGGCGAAAATGGGGACAGTTATTATTACAGCTGCCATCATTCTAGCAGGTACTTTCGGTGCTATGATGCCATCAGGTGTCTTGAGTCTTGTGCAAATTGCGACCATCGTTATTACCGGCTTATTATTATACGGCTTGATTGTATTACCATTATTAATTCCGGCAATTTCCGTATCTTTTGACCGTGGTGTTTGGTGGCCATTTGGCAAAAAGAAATAA
- a CDS encoding serine hydrolase, translating to MFKKVILYTNQLEDMKGFYEYQLGFRIVEEDDTSFTLSMGESQLVFRESDRAAVYHFALNIPGNQFTLAKSWTSERVTLNRQEGMDEVFYANFDADAFYFQDPAGNVVEFIARRSVDRMANFTVDSILNISEVSITTTYVEEVGELIEDMDIPVRGSKGIEAKSLNFLGSGHAFILLVEPKRIWYFSKQKSETHPLSIELTDGRQINITEEGRFQQEKSANPILDKMEEIDFSGVAYLAKQEPWAMAKGFADQANERPNTVDTRFGIASGSKLFTALVICQLVEEEKVSFEDLLSELLPKTFPHFNVTIHQLLTHTSGIPDYFDEQTMDDFEDLWRHRPMYRMETASDFIPLFKDQPMTFEPGEKFHYNNAGYIALGLIIEDITGKEFVDAVEERIFVPAQMQNSGYFRLDFLPGQTAFGYIEEEGQWRTNQYAIPVRGGADGGAYVTAKDMANFWNCLMDGTLITGDMLKKMLHVHASGEKSDYGYGLWIQTLTSGALKYHIIGYDPGVSFYSAFYPEKGNILTVLSNKSGRAYELATAIEELKIEEE from the coding sequence ATGTTTAAAAAGGTGATCTTATATACCAATCAATTAGAAGACATGAAAGGCTTTTATGAGTACCAACTAGGCTTCCGAATTGTTGAAGAAGATGACACCAGTTTTACATTGTCGATGGGGGAATCCCAATTGGTCTTCCGGGAATCGGACAGAGCAGCGGTTTATCATTTTGCGCTGAACATACCCGGAAACCAATTTACCCTTGCTAAATCTTGGACCAGTGAGCGAGTGACATTAAATCGTCAAGAAGGCATGGATGAAGTCTTTTATGCTAATTTTGATGCGGATGCGTTTTATTTTCAGGATCCAGCAGGAAATGTAGTGGAATTTATTGCGCGTCGTAGCGTCGATCGTATGGCTAATTTTACTGTAGATTCTATACTTAATATTAGTGAAGTAAGTATTACCACAACATATGTTGAAGAAGTTGGCGAATTGATTGAGGATATGGATATCCCGGTCCGTGGTAGTAAAGGAATTGAAGCAAAGTCGTTGAATTTCCTTGGCAGTGGTCATGCTTTTATTCTTTTAGTAGAACCAAAGCGGATCTGGTATTTTTCTAAACAAAAAAGCGAAACCCATCCGTTATCAATCGAGTTAACGGATGGTCGCCAAATTAACATAACAGAAGAAGGAAGATTTCAGCAGGAAAAGTCAGCCAATCCAATACTAGACAAAATGGAGGAAATAGATTTCTCAGGAGTTGCTTATTTAGCGAAACAAGAACCGTGGGCTATGGCAAAGGGATTTGCTGATCAGGCTAACGAACGACCAAATACCGTGGATACAAGATTTGGTATTGCCTCGGGGAGTAAACTTTTTACAGCTCTAGTTATTTGTCAACTCGTAGAGGAAGAGAAAGTTAGTTTTGAAGATTTACTATCCGAGCTATTGCCGAAAACATTTCCTCATTTCAACGTTACCATCCATCAATTATTAACACATACTTCGGGTATTCCAGATTACTTTGATGAACAGACGATGGATGACTTCGAAGATTTATGGAGACACCGTCCAATGTATCGAATGGAAACGGCTTCAGACTTTATCCCGTTGTTTAAAGATCAGCCAATGACGTTTGAACCGGGTGAAAAATTTCATTATAATAATGCGGGCTATATTGCACTAGGACTGATTATTGAGGACATCACAGGAAAAGAGTTTGTGGACGCAGTAGAAGAACGTATTTTTGTACCTGCTCAGATGCAAAATTCCGGTTACTTCCGCTTAGATTTTCTACCGGGTCAGACTGCATTTGGTTATATCGAAGAAGAAGGACAGTGGCGTACAAACCAATACGCCATTCCAGTTCGTGGCGGAGCTGATGGCGGTGCTTATGTAACGGCAAAAGATATGGCGAATTTCTGGAATTGCTTAATGGATGGTACATTAATAACTGGAGATATGTTGAAGAAAATGCTCCACGTTCACGCTAGTGGGGAAAAGAGTGATTATGGTTATGGGCTCTGGATTCAAACGCTGACAAGTGGTGCTTTGAAATATCATATTATAGGCTATGACCCAGGTGTAAGTTTTTATTCGGCGTTTTATCCGGAAAAAGGCAATATACTAACTGTTTTATCAAATAAAAGCGGTAGAGCTTACGAACTTGCTACAGCGATTGAAGAATTGAAAATTGAAGAGGAGTGA
- a CDS encoding cold-shock protein, protein MEQGKVKWFNSEKGFGFIEREGGDDVFVHFSAIQSEGFKSLDEGQEVTFDIEQGQRGLQATNVQKA, encoded by the coding sequence ATGGAACAAGGTAAAGTAAAATGGTTTAACTCAGAAAAAGGATTTGGCTTCATCGAACGCGAAGGCGGCGACGATGTATTCGTACATTTCTCTGCAATCCAAAGCGAAGGCTTTAAATCACTTGACGAAGGTCAAGAAGTAACGTTTGATATCGAGCAAGGCCAACGCGGTCTTCAAGCTACTAACGTACAAAAAGCTTAA
- a CDS encoding topology modulation protein — MNRIIVLGVSAGVGKSSFARKLSDKTMIPVYHLDAYFWKPGWVENSEEEFSAEQRKLVAKEQWIIEGNYSSTYGIRQQRADTIIYLELPLIVCLYRVVKRRVMYHGKTRPDLGEGCPEKLDAAFLKFIVTTYSGRKIKMRKRIDQFEKENPHNQVLLLRNQKEINQFANGLSEKMD, encoded by the coding sequence ATGAATAGAATAATTGTACTTGGTGTGTCTGCTGGTGTTGGTAAATCAAGCTTTGCAAGAAAGCTTTCAGATAAGACGATGATCCCAGTTTATCATTTGGATGCGTATTTTTGGAAGCCTGGTTGGGTGGAAAACAGTGAAGAAGAATTTAGTGCGGAGCAGCGAAAACTCGTAGCAAAAGAGCAATGGATTATTGAAGGAAACTACTCAAGTACTTACGGTATTCGGCAGCAAAGAGCGGATACCATTATTTACTTGGAACTGCCTTTAATCGTTTGTTTGTATCGTGTAGTTAAACGAAGAGTCATGTATCACGGAAAAACTCGTCCTGATTTAGGAGAAGGATGTCCGGAGAAATTAGACGCAGCGTTCTTAAAGTTTATTGTTACTACATACTCCGGAAGAAAAATAAAGATGAGAAAAAGAATTGATCAGTTTGAAAAAGAAAATCCCCATAATCAAGTTCTCCTATTGCGCAATCAAAAAGAAATAAATCAGTTTGCAAATGGCCTATCAGAAAAAATGGATTAA
- a CDS encoding UDP-N-acetylmuramoyl-L-alanyl-D-glutamate--2,6-diaminopimelate ligase yields the protein MDIQLSNIPAFPITEQFGPEYSTLSSIEYNSTLVVQDCAFFCVPGENTDGHFYIGEAIANGATTIIGSDKSLVTEYAKKHPDLSFAVVPNVRAALAYLSDFFYNSAQKELIKVGVTGTNGKTTTATYVYNLFNLLGISCGFIGTTGILRMDGKIPFYKSTPTTPISSDLHKIFAKFVEEGDRAVAMEVSSIALDQMRVEGIQFDVAIHTNISEEHLEYHKIFEHYLQSKLMLFKQSKAAVVNIDDEGMAKEILEVISYPHLTYSNRLDSGADLIWTDCESSDSGLKFNLYYKGEQWPVHVPLFGEYNAANLTAAIGSALLAGKDLNAIIAVLPKMSQVEGRFQVIQGPENRKVILDYAHTPVALSAVLHEVKKLSHNRLIALIAGIGIRDFSKMPKMAKAAEGKADVLVVTVDHPGDNEPSVVIDAVLEGFTVPYMQQVLTATSRREAVLTALRESGPNDLVLLSSGSINGAQIVKGEYIPHSDEAIIEEFFNKWTSDF from the coding sequence ATGGATATACAACTCAGCAATATTCCCGCTTTTCCTATTACCGAGCAATTCGGACCTGAATATTCAACATTAAGTTCAATCGAGTACAACTCCACATTAGTTGTCCAGGATTGCGCATTCTTTTGTGTGCCCGGAGAAAATACCGATGGTCATTTTTATATCGGAGAGGCAATTGCTAACGGAGCGACAACGATTATTGGATCAGATAAATCTTTAGTAACTGAGTATGCAAAAAAGCATCCAGACCTTTCATTTGCAGTAGTACCAAATGTCCGGGCAGCACTGGCGTACCTATCCGATTTCTTTTACAACTCAGCCCAAAAAGAGTTGATCAAAGTAGGTGTTACAGGTACCAACGGAAAGACTACGACAGCAACCTACGTTTATAATTTATTTAATCTTCTTGGAATAAGCTGTGGATTTATTGGGACAACAGGAATTTTAAGAATGGATGGCAAGATTCCTTTCTATAAGAGTACACCTACGACTCCAATTTCATCCGACCTCCACAAAATATTTGCGAAATTTGTTGAGGAGGGAGACCGTGCAGTCGCTATGGAGGTTTCTTCTATCGCTTTAGATCAGATGCGAGTAGAAGGAATTCAATTTGATGTAGCGATTCACACGAATATTTCAGAAGAACATCTGGAGTACCACAAAATATTTGAGCATTATCTCCAGTCTAAGTTAATGTTGTTCAAACAGTCGAAAGCAGCGGTCGTCAATATAGATGATGAAGGTATGGCGAAAGAAATACTAGAAGTCATTAGCTATCCTCATTTAACATACAGCAATCGCTTAGATTCTGGTGCCGATTTAATTTGGACGGATTGTGAGTCATCTGATTCGGGATTGAAATTTAACCTCTACTACAAAGGAGAACAATGGCCGGTTCATGTACCTCTTTTTGGAGAGTACAATGCAGCTAATTTAACGGCGGCAATTGGTTCTGCTCTCCTAGCCGGTAAAGACTTGAACGCTATAATAGCTGTCTTGCCTAAAATGTCTCAAGTTGAGGGACGTTTTCAAGTAATTCAAGGTCCTGAGAACCGGAAAGTGATTTTGGATTATGCTCATACACCGGTTGCGTTGTCAGCGGTTCTACATGAAGTGAAGAAATTATCGCATAACCGATTGATTGCACTTATTGCAGGAATCGGTATACGGGATTTCTCCAAAATGCCAAAAATGGCGAAAGCAGCTGAAGGAAAAGCGGATGTTCTTGTCGTAACTGTGGACCATCCTGGTGATAATGAACCTTCTGTGGTTATTGATGCTGTTTTAGAAGGTTTTACCGTTCCATACATGCAGCAAGTATTAACTGCTACATCTAGACGCGAGGCAGTTTTAACAGCATTACGAGAAAGTGGACCAAACGACCTTGTGCTCTTGTCGAGCGGGTCGATCAATGGTGCACAAATCGTCAAAGGTGAATATATTCCTCATTCCGACGAAGCGATCATCGAAGAGTTTTTCAATAAATGGACGAGTGACTTTTAA
- the fumC gene encoding class II fumarate hydratase, producing MQYRTEKDTIGEIQVEADKMWGAQTQRSLQNFEIGTERMPHEVVMAFAQLKKATAKANHKLGKLSEAKMKAVELAANEVIDGKWNDHFPLVVWQTGSGTQSNMNMNEVLARRGNEILAEQNSDEKLHPNDDVNMSQSSNDTYPTAMHVAGVLAVTEKLVPAVQKLKATLDEKAKKFDEVIKIGRTHLQDATPLTLGQEISGWRHMLEKSESMISQSVEYMRELAIGGTAVGTGINADPTFGPSVAEFISEAVGTSFTSAENKFHALTSHDEMVYTHGAIKALAADAMKIANDVRWLASGPRSGIGEITIPANEPGSSIMPGKVNPTQSEALTMVAAQVMGNDATIGFSASQGNFELNVFKPVIAYNFLQSVRLMTDSLNSFNDHCAIGIEANLDIIQNHVSNSLMLVTALNPHIGYENAAAIAKQAHKDGTTLKESAVNSGHLTADQFDEWVKPENMVGK from the coding sequence ATGCAGTATCGTACAGAAAAAGATACGATCGGTGAAATTCAAGTTGAAGCAGATAAAATGTGGGGCGCTCAAACACAGCGTAGCTTGCAAAACTTTGAAATTGGTACAGAGCGTATGCCACATGAAGTTGTTATGGCTTTTGCCCAACTGAAAAAAGCGACGGCGAAAGCTAACCATAAGCTTGGAAAACTATCTGAAGCGAAGATGAAAGCTGTAGAACTTGCTGCAAATGAAGTAATTGATGGCAAATGGAACGATCATTTTCCGTTAGTTGTATGGCAAACAGGCAGCGGTACTCAGTCTAATATGAACATGAACGAAGTTCTAGCACGCCGTGGAAACGAAATCTTGGCAGAACAAAATTCTGACGAAAAACTTCATCCAAACGACGATGTGAATATGTCTCAAAGCTCTAACGATACGTACCCAACAGCGATGCATGTTGCAGGCGTTTTAGCCGTAACTGAAAAACTTGTGCCGGCTGTTCAAAAGTTAAAAGCAACATTAGATGAAAAAGCGAAAAAATTTGATGAAGTGATCAAAATTGGACGCACTCACTTGCAGGATGCGACACCGTTAACATTAGGCCAAGAAATTAGTGGCTGGAGACATATGCTTGAAAAGAGCGAAAGCATGATCAGTCAAAGTGTTGAATACATGCGCGAATTAGCAATCGGCGGTACGGCAGTAGGAACAGGTATCAATGCTGATCCAACTTTCGGCCCTTCAGTTGCTGAATTCATAAGCGAAGCAGTGGGAACTTCTTTCACTTCTGCAGAAAACAAATTCCATGCACTGACAAGCCATGATGAAATGGTTTACACGCATGGTGCGATTAAAGCTTTAGCAGCAGATGCGATGAAAATTGCCAACGACGTACGTTGGTTAGCTAGTGGACCTCGTAGCGGAATCGGTGAAATCACCATTCCAGCAAATGAACCAGGAAGCTCGATTATGCCAGGTAAAGTAAATCCAACGCAAAGCGAAGCATTGACGATGGTTGCGGCTCAAGTAATGGGTAATGATGCAACAATCGGCTTTTCTGCAAGCCAAGGAAACTTTGAATTGAACGTTTTCAAACCGGTTATTGCCTATAACTTCTTGCAATCTGTACGTCTTATGACAGATAGCTTAAATAGCTTTAACGATCATTGTGCAATTGGCATCGAGGCAAACCTTGATATTATCCAAAACCACGTAAGCAATTCATTGATGCTGGTTACAGCATTGAACCCGCATATTGGTTATGAAAATGCGGCGGCGATTGCGAAACAAGCTCATAAAGATGGTACAACCTTAAAAGAATCAGCTGTAAACAGCGGACATTTAACTGCTGATCAGTTTGATGAATGGGTGAAACCAGAAAACATGGTAGGCAAATAA
- a CDS encoding diphthine--ammonia ligase translates to MQKSFVMSWSGGKDSALAYYRAVLDGHVPLALFTMFEEDGTKSRSHGLPIKVMEAQAERMGLPLIIGKASWSGYEKEFIEQLKIFKAQEIEMAVYGDIDLQDHLDWVVKVSAEAEMGVLHPLWQEPRKSLLKELIEEGFKAIITVVDTSRLDERFLGREFTHELIDELEAAGVDACGEEGEFHTIIVDGPIFVEPVPIQFGEKIHAGNYAILEVELHSEE, encoded by the coding sequence ATGCAAAAATCATTTGTGATGTCATGGAGTGGCGGGAAAGATTCAGCACTCGCTTATTACCGAGCGGTATTAGACGGGCATGTGCCGCTAGCGTTATTTACAATGTTCGAAGAAGACGGGACTAAATCACGGTCACATGGGTTGCCCATTAAAGTAATGGAAGCGCAAGCTGAACGTATGGGTTTGCCTTTAATAATTGGCAAAGCTAGTTGGTCGGGATACGAAAAGGAATTTATCGAACAGCTAAAAATCTTTAAAGCACAAGAAATCGAGATGGCTGTTTATGGCGATATCGATTTGCAGGATCATTTAGATTGGGTAGTGAAAGTTAGCGCTGAAGCAGAGATGGGTGTTCTTCATCCACTTTGGCAAGAACCACGCAAATCATTATTGAAAGAGTTAATTGAAGAAGGCTTCAAAGCTATTATTACGGTTGTGGATACAAGCCGACTAGATGAGCGATTTTTAGGGCGTGAGTTTACGCATGAGTTAATCGATGAACTAGAAGCGGCAGGTGTTGACGCATGTGGAGAAGAAGGCGAATTTCATACAATTATCGTTGATGGACCTATTTTTGTAGAACCTGTACCTATTCAATTTGGTGAAAAGATTCATGCTGGAAATTACGCGATATTGGAAGTAGAACTTCATTCAGAGGAGTGA
- a CDS encoding GNAT family N-acetyltransferase, with amino-acid sequence MIRIMGMEEKHIRQMSVLLAKRHERERKIFNFLPERFEEIDDTEEVLRKLLERPYINGIVAVREIDVIGYLLYEFKEDARHGRYVWMDYESIAISEHEHPRLLRLLYANAGAEWIKHGYFQHMLMAPLGDEKVIDQWLDQSFAFDQKYGILSLDNFEPKNGTVPKLEFRKGSKEDSPLLKKMAMWNSIHQSTAPSWLPITRETLENVKESYEALAEDQAAYLWLANQGDRIAGFHVYFRKEERLSLVIPEKCVVLPAASTNPELRGRGVGRALANHCFEEMKSQGFDYIYADWRTANQLASYFWPRMGFQPIMVRMIRQIDPRIAWAHGEE; translated from the coding sequence ATGATTCGAATTATGGGGATGGAAGAAAAGCATATTCGGCAAATGTCTGTGTTGCTAGCAAAGCGGCACGAGCGAGAACGGAAAATTTTTAACTTTCTACCTGAAAGATTTGAAGAAATCGATGACACAGAAGAAGTATTGCGAAAATTATTAGAACGCCCTTACATTAATGGCATTGTAGCGGTTAGAGAAATTGATGTCATTGGCTATTTACTTTACGAATTCAAAGAAGACGCCAGACACGGGCGCTATGTATGGATGGACTATGAATCAATTGCCATCAGTGAACATGAACATCCACGGTTATTGAGACTGCTATATGCAAATGCAGGTGCGGAATGGATTAAGCACGGCTATTTCCAACATATGTTAATGGCACCTCTTGGCGATGAGAAAGTTATCGATCAATGGCTAGACCAATCGTTTGCGTTTGACCAAAAATATGGAATTTTATCATTAGATAATTTCGAACCTAAAAACGGCACCGTTCCGAAATTAGAATTTCGTAAAGGCAGTAAAGAAGATTCGCCACTCTTAAAGAAAATGGCCATGTGGAATAGCATACATCAATCTACAGCTCCTTCTTGGTTACCGATCACACGAGAAACGTTGGAAAATGTCAAAGAAAGTTATGAAGCTTTGGCAGAGGACCAAGCTGCTTATTTGTGGTTAGCTAACCAAGGCGATCGAATTGCTGGATTCCATGTGTATTTCCGGAAAGAAGAGCGTTTAAGTTTAGTGATTCCGGAAAAGTGTGTAGTACTTCCAGCGGCTTCGACAAATCCAGAACTTCGTGGAAGAGGCGTAGGGCGTGCATTGGCAAATCATTGTTTTGAAGAAATGAAAAGTCAGGGTTTTGACTATATTTATGCAGACTGGCGTACAGCGAATCAGTTGGCTTCTTATTTCTGGCCGCGTATGGGCTTTCAACCAATTATGGTCCGAATGATAAGGCAAATTGACCCGCGCATTGCTTGGGCACACGGAGAAGAGTAA
- a CDS encoding M15 family metallopeptidase, with protein MKKLKTAFSILFLLTIGVFLFIWIETELAFREELENRPAPSGLYPIVEENRDFLVAKAAELGIDLIITDGYRSPEEQQGLHNQGRNMPGAIVTYAAAGESYHNYGLAIDYALRLDDGSVVWDIERDDNGNGKSDWFEVAAIGKSLGFDWGGDWQRFKDYPHLEMTFGLSIRDLQQGWRPEDKIK; from the coding sequence TTGAAAAAATTGAAAACTGCTTTTTCCATTTTGTTTCTACTGACTATTGGCGTTTTTTTATTTATATGGATAGAAACTGAATTAGCGTTCCGTGAAGAGTTAGAAAATCGTCCGGCACCTTCTGGACTGTACCCTATTGTAGAAGAAAACCGCGATTTTCTTGTAGCTAAAGCTGCTGAACTCGGAATTGATCTAATAATTACAGATGGTTATCGTTCACCCGAAGAACAGCAAGGCCTGCACAATCAAGGACGCAATATGCCTGGCGCTATCGTCACTTATGCAGCAGCTGGCGAGTCTTACCATAACTACGGCCTAGCTATTGACTACGCGCTGCGACTAGATGATGGTTCTGTAGTTTGGGATATAGAGCGAGATGACAATGGTAACGGCAAAAGCGACTGGTTTGAAGTTGCGGCGATTGGCAAAAGCCTTGGATTTGACTGGGGAGGCGATTGGCAACGCTTTAAAGATTATCCTCATCTCGAGATGACTTTTGGTTTGTCGATTCGCGATTTGCAACAAGGATGGCGCCCTGAAGATAAAATCAAGTAG